The Bactrocera dorsalis isolate Fly_Bdor chromosome 3, ASM2337382v1, whole genome shotgun sequence genomic interval CGGTTGCAATCGTACGGCCACTTGTACTGGCGGCGTCTGTGGCCTCTTCCGCATCACTTGGCCCTACTGGTCTGACGGTGGTAAGCTGACATTGAATGGCGAATCCCCAGATTCGGAGACAGGTAAGTGtttatcaacaacaataatgagaCACTAAGAAAACATTTCCACTCTTTTCTTGCACACAGCATACCCCAACTGCGTAAATGATCCCTACTGCGCCGCGAATACCATACAGAATTATATGACTAAGTATGCACAGGATTGCAATGGCGACAACCAAGTGGATTGCTTTGATTATGCGGCCATCCACAAGCTGGGCGGCTACGGTTGCAAGGGCGAATTGGGCTACAACTATCAGACCACGTTGTCGAACTGTTTGAATCTGTTTCAGGGTTAAATaatcaaacatttaaaaattaaaataaaattaaattaaaatttatgcgcCTTAGAGGCGTATACATGGCAGTTTACTCATTATTTAGgcttgcttttattttaattacttttatttagatTCTTCGGGAAGCATTACTGTAATATCAAGTatgaatttcattttattttaaactaattGTATgacatttattaataaataattttatttctacgaaaattgtattttattttactaaatcaAAGATTAGATTGATTACATAGTCTGAATTGAAACAAAATGACAATGTTCCTCTCAACTATCAGCTGTTTTTACTAGAAAGATCatttacgaggtttgacaattaagtaatgagactgatttgaTTCGAATGTTGGCCTCGGAACTGAGTATGAACCGTGAAACAGTCAGACAAATTTTAACCGAAGATTTCGGGATGAAAAAGATGTACGCGAAAATGGTTCCAAAGAACCTTTCTGAGGAGCAAAAGCAGCATCGAGTTATTACAGGCGATGagagctggtttttccaatacgacccggaaaccaaacgccaaagctcacaatggttgtctccgcgcaccTCCCTCCCGAAAAAAgttcgcatgagcaagtcgaaggtgaaaacaatgattattgccttttttgatagccgtggaatcgtccacaaagaattcgttccaccggggaaaactgtgaatcaagtctactattgccaagtacttgaaagattgcgaaaacgagtcaacagggtgcgcccagacatcgctcgtaactggatccttcatcacgacaacgcgccgtgcctctaaagggatcgccgtgttgcaacagccgccttattcgttcgacatgtcaccctgtgactttttttgtttcctaaaacaaaatcggtggtcaaaggaacccattttaagtcgattacggacatccaggcggccgtgacgagggtacttgcggacatcccagtcgaagcgttccagaaatgttacgaagcatggaaaacgcgctggaatcgctgtatagctgcccaaggggactactttgaaggggatggcagagttgtagaataattttcaaatatacggtttttatggaatcagtctcattacttaattgtcatacctcgtagttAAAGTTCTGGAGACAGCCTTTCGAGTTTACGAAGTGCTTACAAgcagaaattttcaataaaagagGTATTCTAGAGACCATTAACTTCATACAGAACTCATAATTTGAGTTAATCTGTATTAGGACAATTCATTGTAGTAAAAGGAACATGACTGAGCTCCGCTTAACATCAGTCttagtatataaattatacatgtatatatgtatttgtgttgtttttttcgatGACAGCTGTCACTTAACGAATGACTGCTTTATCTGATCCAATGAAACGCCTCCGCGTGAGGTTCTGTAAGCAAGCAGTTACAACCATTTCGCAAACTTCGACGCCTTCGTAAACAAATGCAAGCCACGTAGCCGAAGTCAGAAAACTACATACTCGTAGCTATAACCCGAAATCGATTTCTTCGAAGTACCACTTTTTATCTCGAGTAAGTAAGTTATTTTACATTAGGTTCAGTGGTCGATCTAAACATGGATTGCACTTATACAATTTAGAACGCAAGTCTGCTGTGGCACCTGAAACTATAATTGAGCGTAAAACCTTTACAAATCGAAAAATAGCTTTGAGCCTACAGATTACAGATTTGTTAAGATGGCTATAGATCGCCAAAAGGATCTCGCTGTTCCAGAGAAGCCGATCATCGACCAACACGAGCTGAGCATACCTAAACAAGTTTGATGAAGAAGTAGCTTTATGGAATTTCCGGGCCCTCAACATTTATGCCTCGATATTCTAATTCTAAAGTACAAGCCAATAAGTCTTGTCCTTGTTTCAACAGAACCGAGACAGGCTAATGAGACTGTAATTTTTAGCAACAAAGTGAGAGTTCTTTTGGCcttcaatatacataaatgccaCTCTAATAACACAATTTGCGTAAATAGGGGCCAGCATGACACCTTGACCATTCACTGCAGTTGCAACGGTGTAGCGCTACCAGAGCCCGGGAACTTTGAATACTTAATGGCGCCGTTCCTTCAGAAGGTCCAAATAGGCTATAAAGTCCTCCCAAAGCTCCTCCAGTATGACTATTTCAGCTTTAACGACTCCTCCGTCATCCCCATCAGCATTTCATAGATATCAGCAAGATTTTTCGCCGAAATGCGCCTAAACCTTAACAACCCTCGACACTTCCGGAGAAAACTATTCTTTGACTCGGATTTGTATATAACTAGGCCTGTTTACACTCGTAAAACGACCAGTCGTCACTAAAGCCGCTCTTAATGGCTTTGTTGCAAAGTCTTCTGCTCGAAGATCTGATCTCAGTTACCTGCAATGTTCACCAAGAAGGTACCCCTTTACCGTTCAGAGTTTTGAGGACAGCAGCTTTTTGGAGTAATCCTACAGGTAGAGCTGAAAATCTTAAAGTACTTATCAATCGCGCCCGAGAATGGGAACAAGTTCTTATCGGGAACGGTTGAAAGAGCTGATCGAAGCTTCCTACAGTAAAGTTGCTAATTTGTGTTTCTGAAGTTCTTTTAGGCTTGGTGGATAACAAACTAATGTATTTATGATCACAAAAGGTATGATCGCATAGAACTTTCTATTTCGAGAACATGGAAGAAATTTCTCTAGAGGCTAGCGTAACATCAAACACATCCGCCCTGCTGGCAGCCACAAAATAAGGGAGGTTCCCCCTATTGCAAATAATGTTTTCTTATATGTCGAAAAGTGACTAACCTATTGCATTTATGCCTGAGCTTCCCTAGACGGTGTACTTCGAGTTAGCATCAGAGCAAATTATTACTTCAGCTTCTCTTCGTCTGGCCTCTGCCACAGTTCTCTTCCGCAGATCAGGTAGTAGCTCTATTACATCGTTATGCTACATATATGCCGATAGAAGCATCAAGTTCAGAGGTCATTAAAGTCATTTCTGGCCAACAAACAAGCTGCCTGTATTACTGGGCATCAAGATTCGACTACGTCTTTTGCTACACTAATCAATAGGTCGGCAGAGGCCGCTTTTGCGTGTTGGAGATTAATTTCTTCAGTCTCCAAACTCTTCTCCAACAGTGTGAAATTCGCGCCCTCGTTGTTACCGACCTGATACTTGGAATGTCCGTAAatgtaaaggctgacatcaccgccgtcaaaGCAATACGTTGGAAGGGataaggacagaaacgagtggGTTCTTGTGACGTTTACTACAGCGATAAACAACCGCAAATtaggtgtgggattcgtggcaTGCACATCCCTGTTGAcattcataacttcgaagtctgatgagtcgacgttacgagaaaggttctgcggaagatttaagGTCCTTTACAGTTTCTTTGCAAGATATGGATGGCAGCATGTCCGACGATTGGaacctaagtgtgctctgcccaaacCACAAAAAGGAGAATCTCACAATTTGCGCCGACTACTgtgagataagcctccttaatGTCGCATATAAGCGAGCATAGTGGGTGACaactgaagcccaccgtcaacaaactaattggaaCG includes:
- the LOC105233408 gene encoding invertebrate-type lysozyme 3 — its product is MANTYYGKYLIAALLCVGFAMLINAQEKPVTDICLGCICEAISGCNRTATCTGGVCGLFRITWPYWSDGGKLTLNGESPDSETAYPNCVNDPYCAANTIQNYMTKYAQDCNGDNQVDCFDYAAIHKLGGYGCKGELGYNYQTTLSNCLNLFQG